Within Lactobacillus amylovorus DSM 20531, the genomic segment CATGTATTGGCAATGCAGTAGAAGACGGCTTGGTTGAACGTAATTTTACTAATCGAACAACAATTGCTGGTAATAAGAACGCTGAAAAACACGTTCAGTACCTCAATATGAAGGAATTGCGTAAGCTGGTACAATTATGCCTGACTGATTTAAATACTTGCTACACCAGCAAATATTTAGTTCTAACAGGTATTTTTACTGGCGCTCGTATTGGTGAATTATCTGCATTGAAATGGTCAGATATTAACTTCAAAAACAACACCATTAATATTACAAAATCGTGGAATTGTAATACTAAGAAACTTGGACCTACTAAAACAAAATCCAGTGTAAGAAAAATCAAAGTAAATTCGTTTTTGCTTAAAAAAATTAAGCAATTGAAAGCCAATAACTTAGATTTTGTTTTTGCTACACCACGTACTGAATTGCCGCCAAGCAGCAGTGCCGTAAATCAGTTTTTGAGACGTACATTAGACCAAGGCAATATTCATAAACAAGATTTTCACTTCCACAGTTTGAGACATACTCATGTAGCATATCTTTTGAGCAAAGGTGTAGATATTTCTGCTATTAGTAAACGTCTTGGTCATGCTAATATTGCTACTACTCTTAAAATCTATGCTTATTTGCTTGATGAATATAAAGAAAAGCAAGATAGCAAAATCATTAATTCACTTGATGATATATGTGCAACAAATGTGCAACACGGCTAAAATTTCTATGATTTTCTAAAACATCAAATCGCATAAAATCAGTGCTTTGCTTTCTTCAGACTTCCTAAAAACACATATTTTAGTTCAACCAAGGCTTTAAAGTCTGGTAAAGTTACTCGTGTCTAATAATAAAAAAGCCTATTAGATCTTCGATCTGGTAGACTATTTTTTTACGCTTTTTTAGCAATCATAAAAGGGACAGCTTCACGCTGTCCCTTTTTCTTTTATTTCATAATGTTGTGATGCTTATCATCGTCTGAAATTTCTTCTGCCATTCTTTCATCGATTGGCGTATAAGCATACTCAGTAATCATTTCACCAAGCTTAGTTGGCAAACCTAAATCTTGATAAGTAACGTTTCTAGCTGCACCGTTAATTGTAGCAACTTCCTTATTCTTCTTTTTATCAAAAACATGAACGTGATTCTTGTGCATGTAGTCCTCTACATTTCTCTTAGCACGATCAAGTCTGGCTTCATAGCGACCGTTTTCGAAATCAGCAACATCTTTTTCAAAATCAATATACTTCATAATATTTCCTCATTTCTTTTTCTTTACTCTATTTTCACACTTTTTCAAAGATTATGAAAGCGATTGATATCTTTAGAATAGATTGCCGCAATCAAGCCTTGTTTAAAGGTAATCTTGAAACTGTCGCTGTTAGGTAAAAATTCATTTGATGAAAAAACGCGAGGATACTTACCTGAATAATTTTTCAGATCATATCTTGCACCAATTATATTAAAATCCTCAGTTGCAGAAAGCAAAGCAAAACCGATATACGGATATTCTTCCTTTCTCTCAATCACATGCATCCCTGGATTAAAGAATTCGATGCTGTTTTGTTTATCTGACAATTCTACCTTTGGCGCAAATTGATTAACAGCCGGATTAAGAAGCATCAATAAATTAATCAAGAAATGGTCTAGTCTGCCACCGGTTGCACCTAAAATAGTTAATTTATCTGCATGATAATCGTTAAAAACCGTTTGCAGCATTAACTCCGAATCGGTCAAATCTTTAACTGGGTTAGAATAGCGGATGTCTGTTACGCTCTTTTCAATCCGTGCCAAATCATTATCTTGTAATGAATCAAAGTCGCCAATCGCCACATTGGGCGTAATACCTAGTTCTTCTAAAAACAAGGCACCACGATCGACACCGAAAATCAGTTCATGATTGCGTTTAGCCTCTAATAGCTGCTCTTTAATATCCTGGGGCCATAAATCAGTTGGGCCACCTAATAATGCATATGCTCTCATTATTTAATGACATTTTCTAATTTACGAACTTGGTTAGCTATATCACCATCTTTATATAAATATGAACCCACTACAAAGACATTAGCACCAGCATCCTTGGCGATTTTAATAGTTTGATCATTAACACCGCCATCTACTTCAATAGCAATATCGTTGCTAACAATTTCTCTAACCTGTTTAATTTTCTCAGCAGAATCCTCAATAAATTTTTGTCCGCCAAAGCCAGGATGAACCGTCATTACTAATACCTGATCAAGCTTAGATGCAAACTTAGCTACAACATCGCTAGGCGTATCAGGATTAATTGCTAAAGAAGTTTTGACATCATTGGAAATTAAGTAATCAAGCCAATAATCCAATTTCTTCTCACTCATTGCTTCATAGTGAAGTTCAATCAGATCAGCACCAGCATCCACAAAGGCTGGTATAAGATCATCTGGATTATCACTCATTAAATGAATTTCTGATTCTGTCATCGGAAATTCACGTTTGAAGTCTTGAACCAATTGAGGTCCAAAAGAAAGATTAGGCACAAAATGTCCATCCATAATATCGATGTGAAATCTGCTAATTCCTGCAGCAATGGCATCTTTGACATCATTTTCTAAATTTAGATTATCTGCATTCAAAATTGATGGTGCAATAAGCATATTTTCCTCCGTTATTTTAAGTATTCGGGGATGCGGCCTTCACTAATTTCGGTCCGCATTGCCAAATAATCCTCGTATCGGCTTGCCAAAATTTTACCTTCTTCAAGCAGCTTCTTTACTTCACAACCTGGTTCTTTCAAGTGCTGACAGCCGCGAAACTTACACTTTTGACTAGCACGCTTGAATTCCACAAAGTAATTGCATAATTCATTAAGTTTAATTGGGGTCAGATCAATTGAAGAAAAGCCAGGTGTATCAGCAAGGAAGCCTTCGCCCAACTTAAACAATTCTACTTTTCTAGTAGTGTGCTTACCACGGTTTAAACTAGTCGAAATTTCGCCTGTAGCTTGATGAGCGTCTTCTTTTAAGTGATTCAATAAAGTTGACTTACCCGCACCAGATTGTCCCGCTAGCGTCCAAATTTGATCTTTACCAATCAATTCTGGAATCTTAATTTGTACATCATGATAGTCAGTAAAAACAGGATAACCGATTTCTTGATAGTAAGCTAAAGATTTTTTTATTTCACTAAGTTTATCATCGTCGATCAGATCAGCCTTAGACAAATAAATAGTTGCCTTTACCTTTTGCCAAGAAAAGAAGGTCAAAAAGCGGTCCAATAATTCTAATGAAAAATCTGGTTCAACCGCAGAAATTACCAATAATACATGGCTAACATTTGCGACAGCTGGACGGCCAATTCGATTTAACCGCGGCATAATTTTAACCAGATAACTCATTCCTTTGTCATCGATCTGGATTTCTACTCGGTCTCCTACTGCTGGTTTTTGCTTTTTTTGACGAAAAACGCCACGAGCACGCGTTCTCACGATACCCGCAGCGGTTTCTACGTCATAATAACCAGCAATTAAACCAATAACAGTTCCTTGTGCTAGTTTCATTTATTTAGTCACCTTTTCATTCAAGATAGTTTCTCCATTGCGGACTACTCTTAATTGTCCTGCACCATTCTTAATTGAAAATGGAATTGAGAAGCTCATATCACGTTTAATATAAAGATCACGGTAAATATTGCTTAAGTAGTGATCGTCGTCCTTAATATAGATCTGAACATGATTGCCCTTAGTAGAACTTGACTTGCTGGATGAACTGTCTTCATCTTTATTATCTGTTTCTCCAGCACTGTCGTCTGCTGTCCCAACATAGTTTACGGTAAAGTTCTTAGTTATTGTAGTCTCTTTTTCTTCCTTGGGTCCACGAGAAACCTTAATTGCAATGGTTGAGCCACGATCAACTTTTGTTCCAGGACCTGGATCCATTGAAATGATTAAGCCTTTTCCGACATCATCAGAGTACTCTTGATTAATCTGCAAAGTTAAACCATGATCTCTTGCATAATCTTGAGCACTCTTTAATGAGTAATTATGCAAATCTTTCAATGTCACCGTATTACTTCTTTGACGTGGAGCCTTACCTCTAGAAACTACCAAAGTAATTGTAGTTTGCGTTGGCTTAACTTCAACCCCGGCAGCAATACTTTGCGAAATGATGTTGCCTTGAGCAATCTTGTTTGAGAATTGATCTTCTCTAACCACATCGAAGCCCTGATTTTCTAATTTCTCAGCGGCCTTATCATAATCATCGCCTACTACGTCAGGCACCTTTACCATGCTTGAACCGCTAGAAACGATCAAATTGACAGATTTTCCTCGATCAAGAGAATTACCAGCCGTCGGCTCAGTGGCAATGACATAGCCCTTTTTAACATCATCAGATTGACGTCGAATAATTTTACCCACTTGCAAGCCAACAGCTTCTAACTTTCTCTCCGCTGCATTCTCAGCAATATTGGTTACATCAGGGACATTGACTTGCTTGGGTTGATTATTGCCGCTTAAAGCAAAAATCATAATGAAAATAATCAACCCAGCGGCAATCACAGAAAAGATCCACCACCATTTATGAGCTTTAACATTCTGCCAAAAGCTCTTTTTTTCTTTCTTAGGTGTTTCTTCTACCTCTGATTTTTCCTCTTTCTTGGATTCCTCAGCAGTAGTCTTTTGTGGTTTAAATCCTGGTAAAACGATGGTTTTATCATCACTATTGCCGTGATTCGGAACAAAGATTGATTCATCGCTTCGTTCGGGATCAAGACTGCTATCAAGATCTGCCTTCATTGCTTGAGCAGAAGCGTAACGATCACGTGGATCCTTAGCTGTCGCCTTTAAAACGACATTCTCTAATGCTTGCGGAACGCTCTTGTCTTTCTTTCTAATTGAAGGAATAGGTTCTTGAGCATGTTTTAAAGCAACAGAAACAGGCGTATCCCCATTAAATGGCACAGTACCTGTAATCAATTCATAAAGAATGATCCCAAGAGAATAAATGTCGGATTGCTTAGTAACCAATCCTCCTCTTGTTTGTTCTGGTGACATGTAATGGACAGAACCCATCACTGAATTAGTTTGCGTAATTGAGCTTTGGTTAAGCGCTACTGCAATACCAAAATCTGCGATTTTAATATTGCCTCTTTTATCCATTAGGATATTTTGTGGCTTTAAGTCTCGGTGAATCACATTATGCTTGTGAGCAAGAGCTACCGCACTTAAAATTTGATCCATGATGCGAATTACTTCACGCAAATCTAATGGAGAATTTTCATGGATATATTCTTTTAAATCAGGACCGTTGACATATTCCATTACCATATAAGGAAGTCCATGATCCGTACCAACATCAAGAACTGAGACAATATTAGGATGACTTAGCTCACTGGTAGCTAATGCTTCTCTTTGGAAGCGAGCTTGCGTTTGAGGTTCATTTTGCAAATCTAAGCGCAAGATTTTAACAGCAACTTTACGCTGTAAAATAATATCTTCAGCCAGATAAACATTGGCCATCCCGCCTTCGCCTAAAGTATCAATAATGCGATAGCGCTCTCCAAGCAGATAACCTTTATCGATCACTGCTTTCGTCCTCCTTATTCCAAATTAGGCAGACAGTAATATTGTCACCACCACCTAATCGATTAGCCTCGCTAATTAACTTATTGCAGCGTTCTTTCAAACTTAATTCTTTAGTTGCCAAAATTTGTTGAATTTGCGGATCACTAAGAGAATTAGTTAATCCATCGGTACACAACAAGATAATATCATTATCGCCCAATTTAATTTCATTAATCTCTGGATCAATCGTACTAGATACACCCAAAGCTTGAGTAATAATGTTCTTTTGTGGGTGATGCTTAGCTTGTTCTTTGGTAATTTGACCCATTTTAACCAATTCGTTGACTAAAGAATGGTCTTCTGTGAGTTGAACAAACTTTCCTTCTGAGTAGCTATATGCACGTGAATCACCCAAATGAGCAATTAAAGCATCATTGTCAAAAGCAAAGGCTAAAACAATGGTGGTTCCCATTCCGTTTAAATCGGGAAACTTATCAGCCGTTTTCAAAATGGTTTCATTTTCAGAATTTAACTGAACATCCAACCATTTATGCGCAATATTAGTATCGGTGAAGTCGGTAATGCCGAAGTTATGCCCCAAATGCGTAACTGCCATTGTTGAGGCTACGTCGCCGCCTTGATGTCCACCCATGCCGTCGCAGACGACCGCCAAAGTGATTCCCTTGCGATTTTTAAAAACTTGTACAAAATCTTGATTGCTTTTTCGTACCTTACCGATACTAGAAGCGTATGCTGTTTCAATCAAAAATCTAACCTCGCATCTTAAATTTAGCAATGAGAAATCCATCGTTGTTATCTTGGTCAGGCATTATTTTTAGCATCCCAGTCTTTGATTCCAACTTGCTGAGCTTGAATGGCTTTAATTCGAA encodes:
- the pknB gene encoding Stk1 family PASTA domain-containing Ser/Thr kinase yields the protein MIDKGYLLGERYRIIDTLGEGGMANVYLAEDIILQRKVAVKILRLDLQNEPQTQARFQREALATSELSHPNIVSVLDVGTDHGLPYMVMEYVNGPDLKEYIHENSPLDLREVIRIMDQILSAVALAHKHNVIHRDLKPQNILMDKRGNIKIADFGIAVALNQSSITQTNSVMGSVHYMSPEQTRGGLVTKQSDIYSLGIILYELITGTVPFNGDTPVSVALKHAQEPIPSIRKKDKSVPQALENVVLKATAKDPRDRYASAQAMKADLDSSLDPERSDESIFVPNHGNSDDKTIVLPGFKPQKTTAEESKKEEKSEVEETPKKEKKSFWQNVKAHKWWWIFSVIAAGLIIFIMIFALSGNNQPKQVNVPDVTNIAENAAERKLEAVGLQVGKIIRRQSDDVKKGYVIATEPTAGNSLDRGKSVNLIVSSGSSMVKVPDVVGDDYDKAAEKLENQGFDVVREDQFSNKIAQGNIISQSIAAGVEVKPTQTTITLVVSRGKAPRQRSNTVTLKDLHNYSLKSAQDYARDHGLTLQINQEYSDDVGKGLIISMDPGPGTKVDRGSTIAIKVSRGPKEEKETTITKNFTVNYVGTADDSAGETDNKDEDSSSSKSSSTKGNHVQIYIKDDDHYLSNIYRDLYIKRDMSFSIPFSIKNGAGQLRVVRNGETILNEKVTK
- a CDS encoding Stp1/IreP family PP2C-type Ser/Thr phosphatase is translated as MIETAYASSIGKVRKSNQDFVQVFKNRKGITLAVVCDGMGGHQGGDVASTMAVTHLGHNFGITDFTDTNIAHKWLDVQLNSENETILKTADKFPDLNGMGTTIVLAFAFDNDALIAHLGDSRAYSYSEGKFVQLTEDHSLVNELVKMGQITKEQAKHHPQKNIITQALGVSSTIDPEINEIKLGDNDIILLCTDGLTNSLSDPQIQQILATKELSLKERCNKLISEANRLGGGDNITVCLIWNKEDESSDR
- a CDS encoding thiamine diphosphokinase, giving the protein MRAYALLGGPTDLWPQDIKEQLLEAKRNHELIFGVDRGALFLEELGITPNVAIGDFDSLQDNDLARIEKSVTDIRYSNPVKDLTDSELMLQTVFNDYHADKLTILGATGGRLDHFLINLLMLLNPAVNQFAPKVELSDKQNSIEFFNPGMHVIERKEEYPYIGFALLSATEDFNIIGARYDLKNYSGKYPRVFSSNEFLPNSDSFKITFKQGLIAAIYSKDINRFHNL
- the rsgA gene encoding ribosome small subunit-dependent GTPase A, which produces MKLAQGTVIGLIAGYYDVETAAGIVRTRARGVFRQKKQKPAVGDRVEIQIDDKGMSYLVKIMPRLNRIGRPAVANVSHVLLVISAVEPDFSLELLDRFLTFFSWQKVKATIYLSKADLIDDDKLSEIKKSLAYYQEIGYPVFTDYHDVQIKIPELIGKDQIWTLAGQSGAGKSTLLNHLKEDAHQATGEISTSLNRGKHTTRKVELFKLGEGFLADTPGFSSIDLTPIKLNELCNYFVEFKRASQKCKFRGCQHLKEPGCEVKKLLEEGKILASRYEDYLAMRTEISEGRIPEYLK
- the rpe gene encoding ribulose-phosphate 3-epimerase — translated: MLIAPSILNADNLNLENDVKDAIAAGISRFHIDIMDGHFVPNLSFGPQLVQDFKREFPMTESEIHLMSDNPDDLIPAFVDAGADLIELHYEAMSEKKLDYWLDYLISNDVKTSLAINPDTPSDVVAKFASKLDQVLVMTVHPGFGGQKFIEDSAEKIKQVREIVSNDIAIEVDGGVNDQTIKIAKDAGANVFVVGSYLYKDGDIANQVRKLENVIK
- a CDS encoding site-specific integrase, encoding MASIKKRGKTWYVRFSKRETRWDPEKQKNVSVLKQKSKGGFKTKAEAQQYGIKMEAASISGVDVTKNPVFADYFKTWYETYKFPSIRKSTQKRYITNYHYIENYFGDTKIKNITRSNYQKFLNYLGKKHAPATVRKTNIMIKSCIGNAVEDGLVERNFTNRTTIAGNKNAEKHVQYLNMKELRKLVQLCLTDLNTCYTSKYLVLTGIFTGARIGELSALKWSDINFKNNTINITKSWNCNTKKLGPTKTKSSVRKIKVNSFLLKKIKQLKANNLDFVFATPRTELPPSSSAVNQFLRRTLDQGNIHKQDFHFHSLRHTHVAYLLSKGVDISAISKRLGHANIATTLKIYAYLLDEYKEKQDSKIINSLDDICATNVQHG